The sequence TATTCACAGATTATGTCACCACAAGATGGTGAGTTGTTTGTTGTCGCTCATCTAGTCTTTAATTAATAagttcaaataaattttaacttccaaattaaatttccaatatatatatgtgttgtAGGTATCGAGCCCCTGAAGTTCTGCTTGGTTCTCCAATTTATGGTCCGCCAGTTGGTGAGTATATATACGAcacgttatttaatttttttggttttgtttaattttggaaTATAATGCATTCCTTGACACAAATTAATATGTTTTTGCATGTATCTATTTGGTAGACATGTGGGCTATGGGTGCTATAATGGCGGAACTGTTTATTCTTCGCCCACTTTTTCCGGGCTCAAGGTACATTTCATGTTCCTCCCACCATGTTTCTTGAATTTATCTGATCcgatgtgtttttttttatataattattttgcgCTTATAAATATCCTTGTGaagttgatatatatatatatatatattatcagcACCTGCTGTGAACTACATTTAATTTGCTTCATGCATGGCCTATAATATGTTTTCCTTTCGTTTTGGCTTTTTAAAAACATTGAATATAATTGTTGATGTGTCTTTTGCATTTTTATGCAGTGGAGCAgatgaaattcataaaataagcTGTGTAATTGGGAGTCCGACCAAGAGTATTTTCCTAGTGCCATCATTTCAAGACAACGGTAGGTAGGAATACCATCTCAAaatcaaatatgggaaaagcgAGTCGCCCGATGAACAAGAAATTGACACAACTTAAGCAAAGATAGCTTCATTGATTGCTTTAGTGGAATGGGCAAGGAAGCAAGTGGCTGCCACTTGCCATGGCTTCTTTTGGTAATTTTTTGCATCAACTTGGGTTCTCTATTTTGGAGAAGATGAAGATTCTGGATTCTCTTTGAAGTTCGAATTCTATGGGAACAAAATATGAGCATCCATCGTGCCATAAGTTTGAAACTCGGAGTCTGGTGCAtgctttaatatatattttttttcagaatGTGTCGATGAACACTTGAGCAGTGACAGTCTAATCCCCACATTTTCACTAATCCATATAAATTTGGAGAAGAAAGAAACTGTGACAAAAATAAGGGTATACTGATATAACTTAATTTCCGTCCCTACAACAAAACTTCAATCATATCGCCCAACATTCTCTCGATTTGAAAAACGATGGAACCGTGAAAATACTGCCGATCCATGTATCAAGCAGATTTCAACTTGGCGGATGTGGATGCGAGATGGGAAAGTGTTTTGTGTCCCACAAACATCAAGAACATCCCCAGGATTCCAAGTGCCTTTAGTGTTGTGAACAGATCCAACTGCCAAAAAAAGTGAAGTtaaatatttgattagttttgatcccagaaaaaaaaaaaaaaaaaaaaaaaaaggaagaaagaaagaaagaaagaaagaaagaaagaaagaatatgCTGGTGAACAAATTATTACTTAAAAAGAGGAAAAATAATAGAGGTAAACCTTGAACCAGAAGAGTGCATAGAGTGACAGAACAGCTGCAATGCCCAAATGGAAGAAAATGGCAAATGCTGCAGGAATAGTTGACCTCGGCAAATTCTTCAGGTTGGCGCGCAGGTAAAAGAGCTATGGAGGTGTAAATGCAAGAAACATTAGTGACAAAACAAGGGGACACAGAAAATGGtaagaaataaaaaatgcaAATAGGAAGTGGAAATATAAATCGGAAATTACCCCAGCCAAGAAACCCAAAAATGGCAAGAGAACAAGACCCAAGAAAACAAGAGAGAGCTCTCTAGGAGGACGCTTCTCTGGAGCCCTAAAAATGTGAGTTATTTCCGCCTTGGGCCCGTAGCTAGAGTAAGGGTCAACAGACTGTGGAGGAGGGTGAGCCGCCTTTTCGGGTGCGTCTGGCAAATCTAATTCGATAAGGCCCAGAAGTTGGAAGAATGAGTTCTCCTGAAATAGATGAGAAAAGGAAATTAGCTCGACCATGGAATGGCATATGCAGGAACTATGGATGGGAGGGAATCTCAGCAGCACAAAACTTTCACTCCACGCAACATTTACCATGACAGAGTCACCAACTGTAAGTTGAATGTCATATTTTCCAGACAAATAATAAAACTTCTCAACCAGTCCCAAAAAATCCTACAAGACACAACACAAAGATATGGACAAGTTAGCCATTTGTAGAAATGGTTAGATGTTTCATGTGCAAGCATTAAATAATGATTCTCAACAGTCGGTTTGAAGCTTCCGTTCTTATTTCACTCTAAATTGCATCTAAAATTTCAAAGCCCACATCATATAAATGGTGTAGCATTACTAGAGAAGGTTACGTGTGCTTACTAAAATAGTCTCGAACTTTGTCCCGGAGTTGCTCACCACAAAGATATGCTCAACTCCACTGTCATGTCTTAGTGAGAGGAATGCCTGCTTAGAGCATGATGGTCAAAACATAAAATACTTGACGTTTAAGGAACTATAGATTAGAACACCAACCTGGTGAGGCTTGAACGCATGTCCAGAAGGAGACGTCAAAGTAAAAGACAACCGCAATTTCTGGAGATGGTTTGCATATAAAGAAACAGTACTCCCTCCAGATAAATCCAGCCTGAATCACAAAATATACAAAAACTAAGCTGCTGCTCTTAACTGTTTCCCTaatgaatataaaaaaattacgaAACGAAATTTCTATGATCGTTAAGACTTCGAAAACCATAAGCCAAGAACcatgatataaatatatataagattGACAAAATACAAGAATGGCGGTGAAGGAAAAGAAGATAACTGCCAAGAAAAGACCTATGCAAGAGTTGGgtacaattaaaaaataaagaaaacatgGTAACACACTGACCAGTGGAAGAACCAAGTATGCAGAACAGAAGACAGAGAATCACGAGACAGGTAGTTTATAGCAGAGAAATAAGCCAAAAGAGAGAAGGAtataacaacatgaatggtttcaaAGGATGTACTTTTTGTGCATTTCTACACTCCCAAGATCACTGTCAAGTACCGCAATCTCTGCATTGTCGACTTGAACTACTCCCGTTAAATGTATTGGAACTTTCGTTCGCCCACCAGTTACATACGTTTTCTTATATTCTGGATCATCAAGTATAATCTACAAtttgaaaacaaagaaaatcaGCACAAAACAGAAAAGAAGAGTAACTTAAAAGAATACATAGAGAATGAGCAACAGGGGAAAAAAGGTAAGTACCTCAAAAGAAAAAACATAGTTCCCGATATCAATATTAGTTGGCAATGTTTCCAACACATGCATTCCACTGTCAGGGTCAAACTTAAGCTTCTGCATCATAAGATTCAAAGCACTTCAATTGTTCAGGTGCATTGTTCATATGCAGTTTTTCAGATGTGCTCAAAACTATAGTGTGACTGAGTAAGAAGTATTGAGTAAAAAGGTGAACCTGGTTAACGACAGAAGCATCTTTTGAACCTGAAACAAAAATTTGCCTGAGATTGACAGTCAGTGGCGGAGCAGCAGATCCCAACACAGTGTTGACCCGCACCTACAAAACATAAAGTGGCAGAGTAACAGACCAGACATGCATAGAACAAAATTCTGAGACAGTCTGAAGAAGAACTAAGTTGAAGACTTTCAGCAAACATTTTACAGGTGTCAATGACCCATTGTGTCGAGTGATGGACTAGGTCACATGATTGGAAGGTACAAAACGGATCTTCAAGACTTGTTGCAAGAGTTGGATCTTTTTCTGGGCAGCCCTCCAACAAAACCTGGAAAAAGAGCATATCTTTGATTTCTTGGCAGGACTGAGTCAGGAACTCGAGGATGTTCGAGAATGTGTTGTTGCACGAGAGCCATTCCCATCTCCTGAAGATGCATTTGTTGAGGTTCGGCGTGAAGAGATGTGCCACAAAGTCATGCTGCCCATCTCCTTACCAGCTGCGCCTTCTGCCCCGGAAGTCTCTGCCTTGATCTCAAACAAATCCGACAGCCAGGGCCAGCGCCAAGACAAACGCCCTTGGTGCGAACACTGCCAACGTCCCGGACATGCCAAGGAGAAGTGCTGGGAAATCCAAGGCAAACAAGTGGACTGGCAGCCACCGAAATGACCCCAAGGCCGTGGCTTCCAAACGCAAACAGCCCAAGAGCAACCTGCAACCTCTGGCATCACTGCACCATTCACAAAGGAACAGATAGAGCAAATTGAACAATATTGTCGTCTTCTACGTCAGTCCTCTCTCAATCCATCTCCAAGTCCACCTGTTGGCTCTTCCTCCATTACCCAAACTGGTAAAATCCGTTCTGCCCTAAATTCTTGTGTTGCAGAGTCTTGGATTGTCAATTCCGGAGCCTCCGATCATATGACGGGAGACACTAATCTCT comes from Henckelia pumila isolate YLH828 chromosome 4, ASM3356847v2, whole genome shotgun sequence and encodes:
- the LOC140861787 gene encoding dolichyl-diphosphooligosaccharide--protein glycosyltransferase subunit 2-like codes for the protein MIEIKSSSGRLLKVGDNHQPKLNAHVGLEFTLAGSNPNLTLNMDGLKTCTKINIEFLFGWLSQVSGEKASKLGLDIIVKISGYTDAAQPLRSRESARPVLRVKHTSICAASLRLQVALGLFAFGSHGLGVISVAASPLVCLGFPSTSPWHVRDVGSVRTKGVCLGAGPGCRICLRSRQRLPGQKAQLVRVNTVLGSAAPPLTVNLRQIFVSGSKDASVVNQKLKFDPDSGMHVLETLPTNIDIGNYVFSFEIILDDPEYKKTYVTGGRTKVPIHLTGVVQVDNAEIAVLDSDLGSVEMHKKLDLSGGSTVSLYANHLQKLRLSFTLTSPSGHAFKPHQAFLSLRHDSGVEHIFVVSNSGTKFETILDFLGLVEKFYYLSGKYDIQLTVGDSVMENSFFQLLGLIELDLPDAPEKAAHPPPQSVDPYSSYGPKAEITHIFRAPEKRPPRELSLVFLGLVLLPFLGFLAGLFYLRANLKNLPRSTIPAAFAIFFHLGIAAVLSLYALFWFKLDLFTTLKALGILGMFLMFVGHKTLSHLASTSAKLKSA